The Microplitis demolitor isolate Queensland-Clemson2020A chromosome 8, iyMicDemo2.1a, whole genome shotgun sequence genome has a segment encoding these proteins:
- the LOC103578671 gene encoding ribosome-releasing factor 2, mitochondrial encodes MLIRNLGNKLTWCKFRARYYSKESVSKSEEQCRVSKIRNIGIMAHIDAGKTTTTERMLYYSGSIKNMGEVHHGNTVTDYMEQERQRGITIVSAAVTFNWKDHRFNLIDTPGHIDFTMGVEQTLGVLDGAVVILDGSAGVEAQTRTVWKQADRYSIPRIVYVNKMDRADANFHMCLESMESKFEVTSLPVQLPIKNDSGFVGILDLLTLDKIIFDKNTQGNKILREKLTETEDGFLLERAREKRRLLVDKLSTIDDELANYIIEQESLDDIPTQVILNSLRKCTIKGKGIPVLLGSSYKNIGVQPLMDAVIFYLPSPDLHMKAKLYSCFEKNLSARAFKIIHDKQRGPITFFRVYSGSLKKNQKFYNVTREKQEQGGRLYAAYADDYEEINEVTEGNIGGLAGCKFTVTGDLLTSGPTMVSRAKSVLEKIKNIDDAEKEKFFAAAKIPDPVFFCSIEPPSLSAQVPLDNALQELEREDPSLRVTLNEETGQTVLGGMGELHIDIIKERIKTEYKIDVDLGPLQIAYKETVVKEIKDTFVSQHKIGTTNHNVNVTMSLIPNYEGKDLLLFDKTKENASNIADIHPKVMSAVRRGVVLALNHGPKLGCPVIDVGVKLHWLEVGRGTSDTMIASAISQCIRKMLEQAGIILLEPIMKLEVVMPEEYSSRVMSDLSKRRAQIQEVTVRGQYKVLRALVPLSELMGYSTTLRILTSGNGNFSSEFDSYQIMSAVEEQEAMKQITGF; translated from the exons ATGTTGATACGTAACCTCGGTAATAAATTAACCTGGTGTAAATTTCGCGCTCGATATTATTCAAAAGAGAGCGTTTCGAAAAGTGAAGAACAATGTCGGGTATCGAAGATAAGAAATATCGGCATCATGGCTCATATAGACGcag GAAAAACAACGACTACGGAAAGGATGCTGTATTACTCAGGAAGTATTAAAAACATGGGAGAAGTCCATCATGGCAACACGGTGACAGACTACATGGAGCAGGAACGTCAACGAGGAATAACGATAGTGTCTGCTGCAGTGACGTTTAATTGGAAAGACCATcgctttaatttaattgacacaCCTGGACATATTGACTTTACGATGGGCGTTGAACAAACACTGGGAGTTTTAGACGGCGCGGTGGTGATTCTTGATGGGTCTGCTGGTGTAGAAGCACAGACTCGGACTGTCTGGAAGCAGGCTGACAGATACAGCATCCCGCGAATTgtttatgttaataaaatggACCGAGCTGACGCTAATTTCCACATGTGTTTGGAGTCAATGGagtcaaaatttgaagtaaCTTCACTGCCGGTACAACTCCCGATTAAAAATGACAGCGGCTTTGTTGGGATTCTTGATTTGTTGACGttggataaaattatttttgataagaaCACTCaggggaataaaattttgcgaGAAAAATTGACGGAGACAGAAGATGGTTTTCTGCTAGAGCGCGCTAGGGAAAAACGTCGGTTGTTGGTTGATAAATTGTCAACGATTGATGATGAACTGgctaattatattattgagCAGGAGTCACTGGATGACATACCGACTCaggtaattttgaattcactGCGTAAGTGTACAATTAAAGGCAAAGGTATTCCAGTTTTGCTGGGAAGTTCTTACAAGAATATTGGAGTCCAGCCTCTGATGGATgctgtaattttttacttgcccTCACCGGATCTTCATATGAAAGCTAAACTGTACAGTTGCTTTGAGAAGAATTTATCAGCACGagcattcaaaataattcatgacAAGCAACGCGGACCGATAACATTTTTCCGGGTTTACTCGGGGAGCTTGAAGAAGAACCAGAAATTTTACAACGTTACCAGAGAGAAGCAGGAACAGGGCGGAAGACTTTACGCAGCTTATGCTGATGActatgaagaaataaatgagGTGACGGAAGGAAATATCGGCGGGTTGGCCGGGTGTAAATTCACAGTCACTGGGGATTTACTAACCAGCGGCCCAACGATGGTCAGTCGCGCTAAAAGTGTTTTGGAAAAGATCAAGAATATCGATGACGCAGagaaggaaaaatttttcgctgCTGCTAAAATCCCAGATCcggtatttttttgttcaatagaACCGCCGTCGTTGTCCGCGCAGGTTCCTCTCGACAATGCGCTCCAGGAACTGGAACGCGAAGATCCAAGTCTCCGGGTCACTCTCAATGAAGAAACTGGGCAAACTGTTCTCGGTGGAATGGGCGAGCTTCATATTGATATAATAAAAGAGAGAATAAAGACTGAGTACAAGATAGATGTTGATCTAGGTCCGCTGCAGATAGCTTACAAAGAAACGGTAGTAAAAGAAATCAAGGATACATTCGTTTCTCAGCATAAAATAGGCACGACTAATCACAACGTCAACGTCACCATGTCATTGATACCCAACTATGAAGGCAAAGATCTTTTGTTGTTTGATAAAACAAAGGAAAACGCTTCCAATATCGCGGACATTCATCCCAAGGTGATGTCCGCCGTCAGACGAGGTGTCGTCCTGGCACTAAACCATGGACCCAAGCTAGGGTGTCCTGTTATTGATGTCGGGGTAAAATTACACTGGCTAGAAGTCGGCAGAGGCACTTCTGACACCATGATCGCATCCGCTATCTCTCAGTGCATACGCAag atgcTCGAACAAGcgggaattattttattggagcCGATAATGAAACTAGAAGTCGTTATGCCTGAAGAATATTCATCTAGAGTCATGAGCGATCTCAGCAAACGCAGAGCGCAGATACAAGAAGTTACAGTTCGCGGGcaatataaa gTACTTAGAGCTCTGGTACCGTTGAGTGAATTAATGGGATACTCGACAACTTTGAGAATATTGACGTCTggtaatggaaatttttcatctgAATTCGACAGCTACCAGATTATGAGCGCAGTAGAAGAGCAAGAAGCTATGAAACAAATAActggattttaa